One window of Gemmatimonas sp. UBA7669 genomic DNA carries:
- a CDS encoding sensor histidine kinase, translated as MPLPRDSADVPSQTDDLLYSDYRKTEELHTLREVARALAAETSAASVLSTLCDLSMVQGSASGAAVAQIHADSGLYVATSGRALALMGMSFPLAGTFTGRVAAEHRTLALESPASSTPFFAALLPSLGVGPIMLIPLLANQQLFGVLSVVRDIGHPVFDAQDEERLGVLADLAALALWKARLLEDAQSADAAKTSLLATLSHELRTPLAALEGYSELLEDQILGPLSDEQRDVVVRLRTVGRHLGALIEDILTYASLEADRVSLREGPVRLPELFDSLHPFLEPLAREKGLELEFDIEASLPQLHTDEARVRQILLNLCQNAIKFTEHGRVQLKASRGSATLGSTQPTVRLAVKDTGIGIAAADLSRLFRPFSQLADVQSRRHRGTGLGLYISRRLAGMLGGRIEVVSRPGEGSVFTLVLPMPPGN; from the coding sequence ATGCCACTGCCCCGCGACTCGGCCGACGTGCCGTCCCAGACCGACGACCTGCTGTATTCAGACTATCGCAAGACTGAGGAACTGCACACCCTGCGCGAGGTCGCCCGGGCGCTGGCGGCCGAGACAAGCGCCGCGAGTGTACTCAGCACGCTCTGCGACCTGAGCATGGTGCAGGGCAGCGCCAGCGGCGCGGCGGTGGCACAGATCCACGCCGACAGCGGACTCTATGTGGCCACCTCGGGTCGGGCACTGGCGCTCATGGGCATGAGTTTTCCGCTGGCCGGCACTTTCACGGGACGCGTGGCGGCGGAGCACCGCACGCTGGCGCTCGAATCGCCTGCGTCGTCCACGCCCTTCTTTGCCGCGCTGCTGCCGTCCCTCGGCGTGGGGCCCATCATGCTCATCCCGCTGCTGGCCAATCAGCAGCTCTTTGGCGTGCTGTCGGTGGTGCGCGATATCGGACACCCGGTGTTCGATGCGCAGGACGAGGAGCGCCTTGGTGTGCTGGCGGATCTGGCGGCCCTGGCCCTGTGGAAGGCCCGGCTGCTCGAGGACGCGCAATCGGCTGACGCGGCCAAGACCAGTTTGCTGGCCACACTCTCACACGAGCTGCGCACGCCGCTTGCCGCGCTCGAGGGCTACAGCGAACTGCTCGAGGACCAGATTCTTGGTCCGCTCAGCGACGAGCAGCGTGATGTGGTGGTGCGACTGCGCACGGTGGGCCGACACCTCGGCGCGCTCATCGAAGACATTCTGACCTATGCGTCCCTCGAGGCCGACCGGGTCTCGCTGCGTGAAGGACCGGTGCGACTGCCCGAGTTGTTCGACTCACTGCATCCGTTTCTCGAGCCGCTCGCTCGCGAAAAGGGACTGGAGCTGGAGTTCGACATCGAAGCCTCGTTGCCGCAACTCCATACCGACGAAGCGCGCGTGCGGCAGATTCTGCTCAACCTTTGTCAGAACGCCATCAAGTTCACCGAGCACGGTCGGGTGCAGCTCAAGGCGTCGCGTGGCTCGGCCACGCTGGGCAGCACGCAGCCCACGGTGCGTCTGGCCGTAAAGGACACGGGCATCGGCATCGCGGCGGCCGATCTGTCGCGGCTGTTTCGGCCGTTCTCGCAGTTGGCCGATGTGCAGTCGCGCCGGCATCGTGGTACTGGTCTGGGGCTCTACATCTCGCGTCGACTGGCCGGCATGCTCGGTGGCCGCATTGAAGTCGTGTCGCGTCCTGGTGAGGGGTCGGTGTTCACGCTCGTGCTGCCCATGCCGCCAGGCAACTGA
- a CDS encoding 2-oxoglutarate dehydrogenase E1 component gives MPAITSVFNDGIFAEQFERYRRDPSSVDETWRQYFRIAESLFGSAAAPAAGQAAGTDVSLLAKVAAAASLQQAIRMFGHYAVQLDPLGTPPAGADELTPEFHGLTEADLALIPGAALGDERFATAKDVIDRKRAVYQNRIGYEVWHLEVNEERNWFRRAFRDGILTRPLTVDEKKQVLRRLNEVDGLERFLGRAYQGYKRFSVEGTDALIPMLDAMVDALGREGADEIVIGMAHRGRLNVLTNVMGKPFEALFAEFEGHHDAVIDSGTGDVKYHMGYNGVRSVEGREVKLRLVPNPSHLEVVNPVVEGVVRALQRDAAHPGSRDEHRVVPVAIHGDAAFPGEGIVAETLNISHLNAYRTGGTIHIIVNNQVGFTTDPSDARSTYYASDLAKGFEIPIFHVNADDAEACIQAMRLACAYRATFKKDVLIDLVGYRRHGHNEGDEPMYTQPTRTAAIRQHPTVPQVWAKRIVSEGVLTADEAAAVEKDVAQRYADIHARFKQSLLGSEKHAPWPAEGAQTPRAVTTVVPAERLQFINESLLQWPQDLTPNPRLAKQLERRREAMGEQGGIEWGHAEALAFGSLLLDGMSVRLTGQDAERGTFSHRHSVLNDANTGRKYAPLANLPGARGSFEVYNSALSETAILAFEYGYSVVATDTLTLWEAQFGDFVNVAQPIIDQFIVADRAKWGQDSGLVMLLPHGYEGQGPEHSSARLERFLQLCAEGNMTVAYCSTPAQYFHLLRRQALRKARRPLICMQPKSLLRLPQAASRLEDLVQGGFQSVIDDPIASQRRDEVRRIVFCTGKVYYDLALAPSRNPAVALVRVEELYPWPHEEIQRIMDLYPAIEQVVWAQEEPKNQGAWTYVQPRLRVSAGAAVGVRYVGRPERASPAEGFADAHQTEQARIIATVMDTGEVPASGASLAGAQS, from the coding sequence ATGCCAGCCATCACGAGCGTTTTCAACGACGGCATTTTTGCCGAGCAGTTCGAGCGGTACCGCCGCGACCCCTCGAGCGTCGACGAGACGTGGCGCCAGTATTTCCGCATCGCCGAGTCCCTGTTCGGGAGTGCGGCGGCCCCTGCCGCCGGTCAGGCCGCCGGCACCGACGTCTCCCTGCTGGCCAAGGTGGCCGCGGCAGCGTCGCTGCAGCAGGCCATCCGGATGTTCGGGCACTACGCCGTGCAGCTCGATCCGCTCGGCACGCCGCCGGCTGGCGCTGATGAATTGACCCCGGAGTTCCACGGCCTCACGGAAGCCGATCTGGCGCTGATCCCCGGTGCCGCGCTCGGCGACGAGCGCTTCGCCACCGCGAAGGACGTCATCGACCGCAAGCGCGCCGTCTACCAGAACCGGATCGGCTACGAGGTCTGGCACCTCGAAGTCAACGAGGAACGCAACTGGTTCCGTCGCGCCTTCCGCGATGGCATCCTCACGCGTCCGCTCACGGTCGACGAGAAGAAGCAGGTGCTGCGTCGCCTCAATGAAGTCGATGGCCTCGAGCGTTTCCTGGGCCGCGCCTATCAGGGCTACAAGCGCTTTTCCGTCGAAGGCACCGACGCTCTCATTCCCATGCTCGACGCGATGGTCGATGCGCTGGGACGCGAAGGCGCGGATGAGATCGTGATTGGCATGGCGCATCGTGGTCGCCTGAACGTGCTGACCAATGTGATGGGCAAGCCGTTTGAGGCGCTCTTTGCCGAGTTCGAAGGCCATCACGATGCGGTCATCGACAGTGGCACGGGCGACGTGAAGTACCACATGGGATACAACGGCGTGCGCAGCGTGGAAGGCCGCGAGGTCAAGCTGCGCCTGGTGCCGAACCCGTCGCACCTCGAAGTGGTGAATCCGGTTGTGGAAGGCGTGGTGCGTGCACTGCAGCGTGACGCGGCGCATCCCGGTTCGCGCGACGAGCATCGCGTGGTGCCCGTCGCCATTCACGGCGACGCGGCCTTCCCCGGTGAAGGCATCGTGGCCGAGACGCTCAACATCTCGCATCTCAACGCCTATCGCACCGGCGGTACGATTCACATCATCGTGAACAATCAGGTGGGCTTCACCACCGATCCGTCGGACGCGCGCTCCACGTATTACGCCTCGGATCTCGCCAAGGGCTTCGAGATACCGATCTTCCACGTCAATGCCGACGACGCGGAAGCCTGCATTCAGGCCATGCGCCTCGCCTGCGCGTATCGCGCGACCTTCAAAAAGGACGTGCTCATCGACCTCGTGGGGTACCGTCGTCACGGGCACAACGAGGGTGATGAGCCCATGTACACGCAGCCCACGCGCACGGCGGCCATTCGCCAGCACCCCACGGTGCCGCAGGTTTGGGCCAAGCGCATTGTGAGCGAGGGTGTGCTCACCGCAGACGAAGCGGCGGCGGTGGAGAAGGACGTGGCGCAGCGCTACGCGGACATTCACGCGCGCTTCAAGCAGTCGCTGCTCGGCAGCGAGAAGCACGCGCCATGGCCGGCGGAAGGTGCGCAGACACCGCGTGCGGTGACCACGGTGGTGCCGGCCGAGCGTCTGCAGTTCATCAATGAGTCGCTGCTCCAGTGGCCGCAGGATCTCACACCCAACCCGCGTCTCGCCAAGCAGCTCGAGCGTCGCCGCGAGGCCATGGGTGAGCAGGGGGGTATCGAGTGGGGCCACGCCGAGGCGCTGGCGTTTGGCTCGCTGCTGCTTGATGGCATGTCGGTGCGCCTCACCGGCCAGGATGCGGAGCGTGGCACCTTCTCGCACCGTCACTCGGTGCTCAACGACGCGAACACCGGTCGCAAGTACGCGCCGCTGGCCAACCTGCCGGGTGCGCGTGGCAGCTTCGAGGTCTACAACTCGGCGCTCAGCGAAACGGCCATTCTGGCCTTCGAGTACGGCTACAGCGTGGTGGCCACCGACACCCTCACGCTGTGGGAAGCGCAGTTCGGAGATTTCGTGAACGTGGCGCAGCCCATCATCGACCAGTTCATCGTGGCCGACCGCGCCAAGTGGGGGCAGGACAGCGGTCTCGTGATGCTGCTGCCGCACGGTTACGAAGGACAGGGCCCCGAGCACTCGAGCGCGCGTCTCGAGCGTTTCCTGCAGCTCTGTGCCGAAGGCAACATGACGGTGGCCTACTGCAGCACGCCGGCGCAGTACTTCCACCTCCTGCGTCGTCAGGCGCTGCGCAAGGCGCGGCGTCCGCTCATCTGCATGCAGCCCAAGAGTCTCCTGCGTCTGCCGCAGGCCGCGTCGCGGCTCGAAGACCTGGTGCAGGGGGGATTCCAGTCGGTCATCGACGATCCCATTGCCTCGCAGCGCCGCGACGAAGTGCGTCGCATCGTGTTCTGCACGGGCAAGGTGTACTACGATCTCGCGCTCGCGCCGTCGCGCAATCCGGCGGTGGCGCTCGTGCGCGTGGAAGAGTTGTATCCGTGGCCGCACGAGGAGATCCAGCGCATCATGGATCTGTATCCGGCCATCGAGCAGGTGGTGTGGGCGCAGGAAGAGCCCAAGAATCAGGGCGCCTGGACCTATGTGCAGCCGCGCCTGCGCGTCTCGGCCGGTGCTGCGGTGGGCGTGCGCTATGTGGGACGCCCAGAGCGGGCCAGTCCGGCCGAGGGCTTTGCCGATGCGCACCAGACCGAGCAGGCGCGCATCATTGCCACGGTCATGGACACGGGCGAGGTCCCGGCATCCGGTGCCTCGTTGGCGGGGGCGCAGAGCTGA
- a CDS encoding PIG-L family deacetylase, producing the protein MRPGTVGTTRDVAHRSLLQVVSAAAVAAALVVCALPARMQAQVTPERGAAALGSTLAGIGTTGRVLTVAAHPDDEDTPVIAWLARGRHVETAYLSLTRGDGGQNLIGNELGEALGAIRTQELLSARRIDGGRQYFTRAYDFGFSKNAEETYEHWPKDSILGDVVRVVRAFRPHVIVAFFSGTPRDGHGHHQVSGLLAREAYELAGDTVRYPVQEFGLPWTPSKFYRSARQVPDSATLRINTGEYDPLLGRSYYEVSAESRSQHKSQGFGVLQRKGVMYAYLSREASRVGPDDARSERSLFDGVDTTWAPLRGQLPASAQPLLDSALAGTAAVRAAYRAQDPSTIVEPLAEVLRQWRALRNASGRGVPLLITSQPGRPSRLGPRNAQEARPALWDALSVTVERTEEALALAAGVALEATATQATLPVREAVKVEVNDSLPVTVRLFNRGRVPVQVNFTSVVGLGMPSAFVRSGGVLAPDSAFTASLWAAAFASDSPWWRAYGRKGMDWFQAPYRCP; encoded by the coding sequence ATGCGCCCGGGCACGGTTGGCACCACGCGAGACGTGGCGCACCGGAGCCTGCTGCAAGTGGTGAGCGCCGCGGCAGTTGCCGCGGCGCTCGTCGTTTGTGCGCTCCCCGCTCGCATGCAGGCCCAGGTGACGCCGGAGCGCGGCGCGGCTGCGTTGGGGTCTACGCTGGCTGGCATTGGGACCACGGGGCGTGTGCTCACGGTCGCGGCGCATCCCGACGACGAGGACACCCCGGTTATTGCGTGGTTGGCGCGCGGCCGTCACGTGGAGACGGCCTATCTCAGTCTCACGCGTGGCGACGGCGGGCAGAATCTCATCGGCAATGAACTGGGCGAAGCGCTGGGTGCCATTCGCACGCAGGAGTTGCTGTCCGCGCGGCGCATCGATGGTGGACGGCAGTACTTCACGCGTGCCTATGACTTCGGCTTCAGCAAGAACGCCGAAGAAACCTACGAGCATTGGCCCAAGGATTCGATTCTTGGCGATGTGGTGCGTGTGGTGCGCGCGTTCCGCCCGCATGTCATCGTGGCCTTCTTCAGCGGCACGCCGCGCGATGGACACGGACATCATCAGGTGTCGGGGCTGCTGGCGCGCGAAGCCTACGAGCTGGCTGGCGACACGGTTCGGTATCCCGTGCAGGAGTTTGGCTTGCCGTGGACGCCCTCCAAGTTCTACCGCAGCGCGCGTCAGGTGCCGGACAGCGCGACGCTGCGTATCAACACGGGTGAATACGACCCGCTGCTCGGCCGCAGCTACTATGAGGTGTCGGCCGAGAGTCGCTCGCAGCACAAGAGTCAGGGCTTTGGCGTGCTGCAGCGCAAGGGCGTGATGTACGCGTATCTCTCGCGTGAAGCCTCGCGTGTGGGGCCGGACGACGCGCGCAGTGAGCGCTCGCTGTTCGATGGCGTGGACACAACGTGGGCGCCGCTGCGAGGGCAGCTTCCAGCGTCGGCGCAGCCACTGTTGGACTCGGCGCTCGCGGGTACGGCAGCCGTTCGTGCGGCGTATCGTGCGCAGGATCCGTCAACGATAGTGGAGCCCCTGGCCGAGGTGCTGCGTCAGTGGCGCGCGCTGCGCAACGCCAGTGGTCGTGGTGTGCCGCTGCTGATTACGTCGCAGCCTGGTCGCCCGTCACGGCTTGGTCCGCGCAACGCACAAGAGGCCAGGCCCGCGCTCTGGGACGCGCTGTCCGTCACGGTGGAGCGCACCGAGGAAGCGTTGGCGCTTGCGGCAGGTGTGGCGCTGGAGGCCACGGCCACGCAAGCCACGCTGCCGGTGCGAGAGGCCGTGAAGGTGGAGGTCAATGATTCGCTGCCCGTCACCGTGCGACTGTTCAATCGGGGGCGTGTACCGGTGCAGGTGAACTTCACCAGCGTGGTTGGACTGGGTATGCCGTCCGCCTTTGTCCGGAGCGGTGGCGTGCTGGCGCCGGATAGCGCGTTCACCGCTTCCTTGTGGGCGGCGGCGTTTGCCTCCGATTCGCCATGGTGGCGGGCATACGGCCGCAAGGGCATGGACTGGTTCCAGGCACCCTATCGATGCCCGTGA
- a CDS encoding sodium:solute symporter, producing MHWINWLIVAVYLLVVIGDGLRRTRGTKNIEGYFLAGRSLPWWAVGLSVMATQLSAITLIGTTGQGATDGLRFVQFYFGLPIAMVLLGVTLVPFLHGAKVYTAYEYLERRFDAKTRSLTSLLFLLSRGMSAGTIIAAPGVVLSAIFGWDLTWCVVLIGVPTILYTVLGGVEAVAWADVKQMVIIVTALLAIVVVLVMRLPVPLDDALRVAGSTGRLKVFDFSFSLTETYTFWSGILGGTFLMLSYFGTDQSQVQRYLAARSVDEARESLLMSAYWKIPLQALILLIGVLVFLFYTFSPGPMLYNPRHDAALREKQPAVYAELESRFAAATAGRLQAAQDASTVGGSAPVKTFAELDQQVNAVRKDALDAAGAATGENPRDVNYIIPRLVLDHLPLGFAGVFLAAVLAAAMSSIAAELNSLATASVVDFYQRWYKPEASDAHLLRAGRVATALWGVFAMVVAGYAATLGSLIEVVNRFGSFFYGSILGVFLLAMVKRANALGAFVGLLAGMSAVAAVSFGAPQVSFLWHNVIGAVVVFVVGLLLSSGRAPAQAVN from the coding sequence ATGCATTGGATCAACTGGCTGATCGTCGCCGTGTACCTGCTGGTCGTCATCGGCGACGGCCTGCGCCGCACCCGCGGTACGAAAAATATCGAAGGCTACTTCCTGGCCGGACGCAGCCTGCCCTGGTGGGCCGTGGGGCTCAGCGTCATGGCCACACAGCTGTCGGCCATCACCCTCATTGGCACCACCGGACAGGGCGCGACCGACGGACTGCGCTTCGTGCAGTTCTACTTCGGTCTGCCCATTGCCATGGTGCTGCTGGGCGTGACGCTGGTGCCGTTTCTGCATGGCGCCAAGGTCTACACCGCCTACGAGTATCTCGAGCGACGCTTTGACGCCAAGACCCGCTCGCTCACCAGTCTGCTGTTTCTGCTGTCGCGCGGCATGTCGGCGGGCACCATCATTGCCGCGCCGGGTGTGGTGCTGTCCGCCATCTTCGGATGGGATCTCACCTGGTGTGTGGTGCTCATCGGCGTGCCCACGATTCTCTACACAGTGCTTGGTGGCGTGGAGGCCGTGGCCTGGGCCGACGTGAAGCAGATGGTCATCATCGTGACCGCCCTGTTGGCCATTGTTGTGGTGCTGGTCATGCGACTGCCCGTGCCACTCGATGATGCGCTGCGTGTGGCCGGTAGCACCGGACGCCTCAAGGTGTTCGACTTCTCCTTCTCGCTCACCGAGACCTACACATTTTGGTCGGGCATTCTGGGCGGCACGTTTCTCATGCTGTCGTACTTCGGCACCGACCAGAGTCAGGTGCAGCGCTATCTCGCCGCGCGCTCGGTGGACGAGGCCCGCGAATCGCTGCTCATGAGCGCGTACTGGAAGATCCCGCTGCAGGCACTCATTCTGCTCATCGGCGTGCTGGTGTTCCTCTTCTACACCTTCTCGCCGGGGCCCATGCTGTACAATCCGCGACACGACGCCGCGCTCCGCGAGAAGCAGCCGGCCGTCTATGCGGAACTCGAGTCGCGCTTCGCGGCTGCCACGGCGGGGCGTCTGCAGGCTGCGCAGGACGCGTCCACCGTGGGTGGCTCCGCGCCGGTCAAGACCTTTGCAGAACTCGATCAGCAGGTGAACGCGGTGCGCAAGGACGCCCTCGACGCCGCCGGTGCGGCCACAGGCGAAAATCCGCGCGACGTGAACTACATCATTCCGCGTCTCGTGCTCGACCACCTGCCGCTGGGCTTTGCCGGCGTGTTTCTCGCGGCCGTACTGGCCGCAGCCATGTCCAGCATTGCCGCCGAGCTCAATTCGCTGGCCACGGCCAGCGTGGTGGACTTCTATCAGCGCTGGTACAAGCCCGAGGCCAGCGACGCCCACCTGCTGCGCGCCGGCCGCGTGGCCACGGCGCTGTGGGGTGTGTTTGCGATGGTCGTGGCCGGCTATGCCGCCACGCTCGGTTCGCTCATTGAAGTGGTGAACCGCTTCGGCTCGTTCTTCTACGGCTCCATTCTCGGCGTCTTCCTCCTGGCCATGGTGAAGCGCGCGAATGCACTGGGGGCCTTCGTGGGCCTCCTGGCCGGGATGAGCGCCGTGGCGGCAGTCTCGTTTGGTGCGCCGCAGGTCAGCTTCCTCTGGCACAACGTGATCGGCGCCGTAGTGGTTTTCGTTGTGGGGCTGCTGCTCAGCAGCGGCCGTGCGCCGGCGCAAGCGGTCAACTGA
- a CDS encoding ATP-binding protein produces MIDQPAVWLEALPMPALLCGRDGFARGINRTGRDAFVWDARAPLDRQSWRVLLFGFGQALVEAVQQVAAGSLPQGELEVEGPGSRRYLCRVVPVGEAVLVSASDITAEQATRDALEALRREYHTLWAVQPARVLVADARGQVHSALDDADRSASPDNEADTLRRRWEQEAPHDPVHHQPIEWLETPAMRALGGQQVHGQRLEVRRPEGRRVVEAHAAPMRDADGRVSGVVVVEWDVTELARLELRVQEQAREAAALQARAASTSDSIERLVEERSQALLASQEEQVRERRLAAVGQLAAGVMHDVNNALNPIMAAAYLLRHHAESPEAVRDYADRIRKAAEIGAATASRVGRFIRQEPVHAGGDEVIDLSALADEVVDLTEPMRLRRTSEADEVRVERQLGADVQTRGLPGEIREALLNLVQNAIDAMPNGGTLTLRTAIDGNEVCIAVRDTGVGMTEEVRERAFDPFFSTKGAGGTGLGLAEVYGIARRHRGSAAITSVPGRGTEVLLRFPRWRERSGTPTPSQPLEPALPQRILVVEDHDDGRDFLRRILEADGHAVTVAASVREGEAALEAAGPPFDLLLTDVGLPDGSGWSLVKTARARFPDLRVGVITGWEPQVGTSEAQAVEFVLRKPLRAAELKSHIAAPLRRDTTSET; encoded by the coding sequence ATGATCGATCAGCCAGCCGTCTGGCTTGAAGCGCTGCCCATGCCCGCGCTGCTTTGCGGGCGCGATGGCTTTGCGCGTGGCATCAATCGAACGGGGCGCGACGCCTTTGTCTGGGACGCGCGGGCGCCACTGGACCGACAGTCGTGGCGTGTCCTGCTGTTCGGGTTTGGCCAGGCGCTGGTCGAGGCCGTACAGCAGGTCGCGGCGGGCAGTCTGCCGCAGGGTGAGTTGGAGGTCGAGGGGCCGGGCAGCCGGCGCTATCTCTGCCGAGTCGTGCCCGTCGGCGAGGCGGTGCTCGTCTCGGCCAGCGACATCACGGCGGAACAGGCAACCAGAGACGCACTGGAGGCGTTGCGCCGCGAGTACCACACGCTCTGGGCCGTCCAGCCGGCCCGCGTGCTGGTGGCCGATGCGCGTGGGCAAGTGCACAGCGCGCTCGACGACGCGGATCGTTCCGCGAGTCCTGACAACGAAGCGGACACGCTGCGTCGACGCTGGGAGCAGGAGGCTCCGCACGATCCGGTGCATCACCAGCCCATCGAATGGCTGGAAACGCCGGCCATGCGGGCACTGGGTGGCCAGCAGGTGCACGGCCAGCGGCTCGAGGTGCGCCGGCCGGAGGGGCGTCGTGTCGTGGAAGCGCACGCGGCCCCCATGCGCGATGCCGATGGCCGAGTGAGCGGCGTGGTGGTGGTCGAGTGGGACGTCACCGAACTCGCGCGACTCGAGCTGCGCGTGCAGGAGCAGGCGCGCGAGGCAGCCGCCTTGCAGGCACGGGCCGCGTCCACCAGCGATTCCATTGAGCGCCTCGTTGAGGAGCGCTCGCAGGCCCTGCTGGCCTCACAGGAAGAACAGGTGCGCGAGCGCCGCCTGGCGGCAGTTGGTCAGTTGGCCGCGGGTGTCATGCACGATGTCAACAACGCGCTCAATCCCATCATGGCAGCGGCCTATCTGCTGCGCCATCACGCGGAGTCGCCCGAGGCGGTGCGCGACTACGCCGATCGCATTCGCAAGGCGGCCGAAATCGGGGCGGCGACGGCGTCACGTGTAGGGCGCTTCATACGGCAGGAGCCGGTGCACGCCGGTGGCGACGAGGTCATCGACCTGTCGGCGCTGGCCGACGAGGTGGTGGATCTCACGGAACCCATGCGTCTGCGCCGAACAAGCGAGGCCGACGAGGTTCGGGTCGAGCGTCAGCTCGGCGCCGATGTCCAGACGCGTGGTCTGCCCGGTGAGATTCGCGAGGCGCTGCTGAATCTCGTGCAGAATGCCATCGATGCCATGCCGAATGGCGGAACGCTCACCCTGCGTACCGCGATCGACGGTAACGAGGTCTGCATTGCCGTCCGCGATACCGGTGTCGGCATGACCGAGGAGGTCCGTGAGCGGGCCTTCGACCCGTTCTTCAGCACCAAGGGCGCCGGCGGTACCGGGCTCGGCCTTGCCGAGGTGTATGGCATTGCGCGCCGGCATCGCGGGTCGGCGGCCATTACCTCAGTGCCGGGCCGCGGCACCGAAGTGCTGCTGCGATTCCCTCGTTGGCGGGAGCGCAGCGGGACTCCCACGCCAAGCCAGCCGCTGGAGCCGGCCTTGCCTCAGCGCATTCTGGTGGTGGAAGACCATGACGATGGACGGGACTTCCTGCGCCGCATTCTCGAGGCCGATGGCCATGCGGTGACCGTGGCGGCCAGTGTCCGCGAGGGTGAAGCCGCGCTCGAGGCCGCCGGCCCGCCCTTCGACCTGCTGCTTACCGACGTCGGTTTGCCGGATGGCAGCGGCTGGTCGCTGGTAAAGACGGCGCGGGCCCGATTCCCGGACCTGCGGGTGGGCGTGATCACCGGCTGGGAGCCCCAGGTTGGCACGTCGGAAGCCCAGGCGGTGGAATTCGTTTTGCGCAAACCGTTGCGAGCGGCCGAACTCAAGTCGCACATTGCTGCACCCCTCCGTCGCGATACAACCTCCGAGACGTAA
- a CDS encoding ANTAR domain-containing response regulator: protein MSELPTTIRVLVAEDNALERSTLVDLLGALGHMVVAEVESGTAAIEKAQQFTPDAVLLDMHMPGASGVQAAEEIANALPGTAVVLITGDLSLTLSTADVLRSTAVALLPKPTPPTTLDATLRMAVTRARELIEAKREAAEAKQQLEARKLIERAKGILMRRTGSSEQEAYRIMQRSSQDRSVRMVDIARAVIDSEPGMKV from the coding sequence ATGTCCGAATTGCCCACGACCATCCGCGTGCTGGTTGCCGAAGACAACGCGCTCGAGCGCTCCACCCTGGTGGACCTGCTGGGGGCGCTGGGGCACATGGTGGTGGCCGAGGTCGAGAGCGGCACGGCGGCCATCGAAAAGGCGCAGCAGTTCACGCCCGACGCGGTGCTGCTGGACATGCACATGCCGGGAGCCAGCGGCGTGCAGGCGGCGGAGGAAATCGCCAACGCGCTGCCGGGAACGGCGGTGGTGCTCATCACCGGCGACTTGTCGTTGACACTGTCCACGGCCGACGTGCTGCGCAGCACGGCCGTGGCCCTCCTGCCCAAGCCCACACCGCCCACCACGCTCGACGCCACGCTGCGCATGGCCGTGACCCGCGCGCGGGAGCTCATCGAGGCCAAGCGTGAAGCGGCCGAAGCCAAACAGCAGCTCGAGGCACGCAAGCTCATCGAGCGCGCCAAGGGCATTCTCATGCGCCGCACGGGCAGCAGCGAGCAGGAGGCCTATCGCATCATGCAGCGCAGCAGCCAGGATCGCAGTGTGCGCATGGTCGACATCGCCCGCGCCGTGATCGACAGTGAGCCCGGGATGAAGGTGTGA